The proteins below come from a single Geobacillus thermoleovorans genomic window:
- a CDS encoding TetR/AcrR family transcriptional regulator codes for MAEKPLRDRIIDTALHLFEKYGYHGVTVDRIVAESDTSKGGFYHNFKSKDELLYHIHDVFITYALTKAQEAYEGFPTPTERLYAIVQSFVKVFHLYKPHITVFYQESTYLKPEYAEPINEKREEFKQIIFRVIREGIEAGEFRPELSVEITGMSIIGMVNWTYKWYNPDGPLSIEEIAAYFADFILHAVLRTPENPAAARFLLRPAAE; via the coding sequence ATGGCAGAGAAACCGCTTCGAGACCGCATTATCGACACCGCTCTTCATTTGTTTGAGAAATATGGCTACCATGGCGTGACGGTCGACCGCATCGTCGCGGAAAGCGATACGTCGAAAGGCGGGTTTTACCATAATTTTAAATCAAAAGACGAGTTGCTTTACCATATTCATGACGTCTTTATTACGTATGCGCTGACAAAAGCGCAGGAGGCGTATGAGGGCTTCCCTACGCCGACCGAGCGCTTGTACGCCATCGTTCAGTCGTTTGTCAAAGTGTTTCATTTGTATAAACCACACATCACCGTGTTTTACCAGGAAAGCACGTACTTAAAACCGGAATACGCCGAACCGATCAATGAAAAGCGCGAAGAATTTAAACAAATTATTTTTCGCGTCATCCGCGAGGGAATCGAGGCCGGCGAGTTTCGTCCGGAGCTGTCGGTGGAGATTACTGGCATGTCCATTATCGGCATGGTCAACTGGACATACAAATGGTACAATCCGGATGGTCCGTTGTCAATTGAGGAGATCGCGGCGTATTTTGCCGATTTCATTTTGCATGCGGTGCTCCGCACACCAGAAAACCCAGCGGCGGCGCGGTTTTTGTTGCGGCCGGCCGCCGAATAA
- a CDS encoding DUF1028 domain-containing protein, with protein sequence MTHIAKDIVATFSIVAFDPATGELGIAVQSKFLGVGAVVPWAKAGVGAVATQSYANTSYGPRGLEWMAKGKSAQETLELLVADDSERDLRQVGIVDAKGRAATFTGKKCYPWAGGITGPNYAAQGNILAGEETVLAMGRAFEQTKGPLAERLLKALQAGQAAGGDRRGQQSAALLVVKEGGGYGGYNDRYIDLRVDDHPRPIEELIRLYQLRQLYFEKPRPEKVAAIEGTVKEEVAAHLVRLGYLSKERSADREALHEALTVYIHTENFEERQVEKGKIDLDVLQYMKQQPSPNEVG encoded by the coding sequence ATGACACATATTGCAAAAGACATCGTCGCGACGTTTTCGATCGTCGCGTTCGATCCGGCGACCGGGGAGCTTGGCATCGCTGTTCAATCGAAATTTTTAGGCGTTGGTGCGGTTGTTCCGTGGGCGAAAGCGGGCGTCGGAGCGGTGGCGACGCAATCGTACGCCAACACGTCGTACGGACCGCGCGGCCTCGAATGGATGGCAAAAGGGAAATCGGCGCAAGAAACGCTTGAGTTGCTCGTTGCCGATGACAGTGAGCGCGATTTGCGCCAAGTCGGCATCGTGGATGCGAAAGGACGGGCGGCGACGTTCACCGGGAAAAAATGTTACCCGTGGGCCGGGGGCATCACCGGGCCGAACTATGCGGCTCAAGGCAATATTTTAGCCGGCGAGGAAACGGTGCTGGCAATGGGAAGGGCGTTTGAGCAGACAAAAGGTCCGCTCGCCGAGCGATTGTTAAAGGCGCTTCAAGCTGGTCAGGCAGCGGGGGGCGACCGCCGCGGGCAACAGTCGGCCGCCTTGCTTGTCGTGAAAGAAGGAGGGGGATATGGCGGCTACAATGACCGTTATATCGACTTGCGCGTCGATGATCACCCGCGGCCGATCGAGGAGCTTATTCGCTTGTATCAGTTGCGCCAGCTTTACTTTGAGAAACCGCGTCCCGAAAAAGTGGCAGCGATTGAAGGAACGGTAAAGGAAGAGGTGGCCGCCCACTTGGTCCGTCTCGGTTATTTGTCGAAAGAGCGCTCGGCGGATCGCGAGGCGCTTCATGAGGCGCTGACCGTGTATATACATACAGAAAATTTTGAGGAGCGCCAAGTGGAGAAAGGAAAAATCGACCTCGATGTATTACAGTATATGAAGCAGCAGCCGTCGCCTAACGAGGTCGGCTAA
- a CDS encoding YjcZ family sporulation protein yields MGAAYGGGFALIVVLFILLIIVGCACIGGWVY; encoded by the coding sequence ATGGGTGCAGCTTACGGCGGCGGATTCGCGTTGATCGTCGTTCTGTTCATCTTGTTGATTATTGTCGGATGTGCATGTATCGGTGGTTGGGTGTACTGA
- the ilvA gene encoding threonine ammonia-lyase — protein MLTLTDIEQARAKMKGIVHQTPLEHSQTFSRLSGNDVYMKLENLQKTGSFKVRGSFNKIMSLTEEERARGVIAASAGNHAQGVAYASGMLHIPCTIVMPKGAPLSKIEATKSYGAEVVLYGDVFDESLEYALELQRERGMTFVHPFDDLAVMAGQGTIGLELIEQLPDVDVVLCPVGGGGLLAGLAFTLKQLKPSVEVYGVESSACPGMTAAIRHKQPVSIAASNTIADGIAVKKPGNITYQYIEQYVDGVVCVEEAEISRTMLYVLERNKLLIEGAAACPLAALLYQKLPFRGKKVAAVLSGGNVDVTLISRIIERGLVEAGRFVTFTTVISDKPGQLNKLLRIIAELEANVMSIHHQRIGAKVLPGQAEIHFSLETKNEDHIQQIYQVLLKEGYDVQFYR, from the coding sequence ATGTTGACGTTAACAGACATTGAACAAGCGCGAGCGAAAATGAAAGGCATCGTCCACCAAACGCCGCTTGAGCATTCGCAGACGTTCAGCCGGCTGTCCGGCAATGACGTGTATATGAAACTGGAAAATTTGCAAAAAACAGGTTCGTTTAAGGTAAGAGGCTCATTCAATAAAATTATGTCGCTCACGGAAGAAGAGAGGGCGCGCGGCGTCATCGCCGCTTCGGCCGGCAACCACGCCCAAGGGGTCGCCTATGCGAGCGGCATGCTTCATATTCCGTGCACGATCGTCATGCCAAAAGGCGCGCCGCTCAGCAAAATTGAAGCGACGAAAAGCTACGGGGCGGAAGTCGTGCTGTACGGCGATGTGTTTGACGAGTCTTTGGAATATGCGTTAGAGTTGCAGCGCGAGCGGGGAATGACGTTTGTACACCCGTTTGACGACTTGGCGGTGATGGCTGGCCAAGGGACGATCGGCTTGGAGCTGATCGAGCAGCTTCCCGACGTCGATGTCGTTCTTTGTCCGGTCGGCGGCGGCGGCTTGTTGGCCGGCCTGGCGTTTACGTTAAAACAGCTGAAGCCATCGGTTGAAGTGTACGGCGTTGAGTCATCGGCTTGCCCAGGCATGACGGCAGCCATACGCCATAAACAGCCCGTCTCCATTGCCGCATCGAATACGATCGCCGATGGGATTGCCGTGAAAAAGCCGGGCAATATTACGTACCAATACATTGAGCAATACGTCGATGGCGTTGTGTGCGTGGAAGAGGCGGAAATTTCACGGACGATGCTGTATGTGCTCGAGCGGAACAAGCTGTTAATCGAAGGGGCGGCAGCTTGTCCGTTGGCGGCATTGTTGTATCAAAAGCTGCCGTTTCGCGGCAAAAAAGTCGCCGCTGTGCTAAGCGGCGGCAACGTCGATGTGACGCTCATTTCCCGCATTATTGAGCGGGGGCTTGTCGAAGCCGGGCGATTCGTTACGTTTACAACGGTCATCTCCGACAAGCCGGGCCAGTTGAACAAACTGCTTCGCATTATCGCCGAGCTCGAGGCGAATGTCATGTCGATTCATCATCAGCGCATCGGCGCTAAAGTGTTGCCGGGCCAGGCGGAAATTCACTTTTCGCTCGAGACAAAAAACGAAGACCATATTCAGCAAATCTACCAAGTGTTGTTGAAAGAAGGCTATGATGTACAGTTTTACCGATGA
- a CDS encoding YjcZ family sporulation protein, protein MKEVPAVSGFVNSGYTVVIVLFILLIIVGCACVA, encoded by the coding sequence ATGAAGGAGGTGCCCGCCGTGAGCGGTTTTGTCAACAGCGGTTATACGGTCGTCATCGTCCTGTTCATTTTACTGATTATTGTTGGCTGTGCCTGTGTCGCTTGA
- a CDS encoding DUF6154 family protein — protein sequence MPMKFIDDLYEYYKDRLTGDEEDAEAVAMSILDELDRRDVLKLIGEMTDEELLGMFGLYVLESLKAKMAREGLGATRPQDAPRVH from the coding sequence ATGCCGATGAAGTTTATTGACGATCTGTACGAATACTATAAAGATCGACTGACCGGAGATGAAGAAGACGCCGAAGCGGTGGCGATGTCGATTTTGGATGAACTCGACCGCCGCGATGTGCTCAAGCTGATCGGTGAGATGACTGATGAAGAGCTGCTTGGCATGTTCGGTTTGTATGTCCTGGAAAGCTTGAAAGCGAAAATGGCCCGCGAAGGCCTCGGCGCGACGCGGCCGCAAGATGCGCCGCGCGTGCATTGA
- the rarD gene encoding EamA family transporter RarD, which yields MGHWSEEKQGILYTAASYLLWGVLPLYWKLLEARPALEILAHRIVWSFVFMAILLAANGQLGAFRRELRAMRRKPAKAWGIAAAAVLISANWFVYIWAVNHHHVVETSLGYYINPLVSVALGTIVLRERLSVGQWAAVFLAAAGVAAMTAEYGAFPWVAISLALTFGFYGLVKKLASVDSSIGLTLETMAVMPLSAVYLLCVYNETPALVKTAEWWQWALLAGAGPATAVPLLYFAKGAKRVSMTTLGFLQYISPTISLLLGVFLFGEPFTKAHFYAFSCIWTALILFSAVQIKQAPGRKKWKRNSLGA from the coding sequence GTGGGGCATTGGAGCGAAGAAAAGCAAGGCATCTTGTATACGGCTGCTTCGTACTTGCTGTGGGGAGTATTGCCGCTGTACTGGAAGCTGCTAGAGGCGCGCCCGGCGCTTGAGATTTTGGCGCACCGCATCGTGTGGTCGTTCGTGTTTATGGCCATCCTTCTGGCAGCGAATGGGCAGCTTGGCGCCTTCCGCCGGGAGCTTCGGGCGATGCGCCGTAAGCCGGCTAAGGCATGGGGGATCGCCGCTGCTGCCGTGCTCATCAGCGCCAACTGGTTTGTCTACATATGGGCGGTGAATCATCATCATGTCGTTGAAACGAGCCTCGGCTATTATATCAACCCGCTTGTCAGCGTGGCGCTTGGGACGATCGTATTGCGCGAGCGGTTGAGCGTTGGGCAGTGGGCCGCTGTTTTTCTTGCCGCCGCCGGCGTGGCGGCGATGACGGCGGAATATGGCGCGTTTCCGTGGGTCGCCATATCGCTCGCGTTGACGTTCGGGTTTTACGGCTTAGTGAAAAAACTGGCCAGCGTTGACTCGTCCATTGGCTTGACGCTTGAAACAATGGCCGTCATGCCGCTTTCAGCCGTTTACTTATTATGTGTGTACAACGAAACGCCAGCCCTCGTCAAGACGGCCGAATGGTGGCAATGGGCGCTGTTGGCTGGAGCCGGGCCAGCGACGGCCGTGCCGCTTTTGTATTTCGCCAAAGGGGCGAAGCGTGTGTCAATGACAACACTTGGTTTTTTGCAATACATTTCGCCGACGATCAGCCTTCTCCTTGGCGTCTTTTTGTTCGGCGAGCCGTTTACGAAAGCGCATTTTTATGCGTTTAGCTGCATCTGGACGGCGCTTATTTTGTTTTCCGCTGTTCAAATCAAGCAAGCGCCGGGGCGGAAAAAATGGAAGCGAAACTCGCTCGGAGCATAA
- the corA gene encoding magnesium/cobalt transporter CorA, whose amino-acid sequence MAIEHNFRLTVDGTYKRHAPAGSQSCWLHFTAAAKPDLEQLLSSLSIHPLAQQRLMNGTDIPTFDEYEGCFFLSLFIVRPSGRTVNVRLLAGSQYMISYMDENDPLVDQVKERLLNHRGQALYPGYVLYHFLDLAAIRFLQVIDQIADRIQTLERQVFATPFANEIGREIYRMKTHLHELRQIAEAQEEAIKMIRHADLPYINQETNPYIEEVASRFSRVPAALDAFKESLSAIFDLQLSLKSDHMNVIMKTLTLVSVIFLPMTFIAGVYGMNFAFMPELKWRYGYPFALLLMATVAMLIALYFKRKGWWGETGTKEK is encoded by the coding sequence ATGGCGATCGAGCATAACTTTCGTTTGACGGTTGACGGAACGTACAAACGCCATGCGCCGGCAGGCAGCCAGTCGTGTTGGCTTCATTTCACCGCCGCCGCCAAGCCGGATTTGGAGCAGCTTCTTTCTTCGCTGTCCATTCACCCTCTCGCCCAACAGCGGCTGATGAACGGGACAGATATTCCCACGTTTGACGAATACGAAGGATGTTTCTTCTTATCGCTGTTTATCGTTCGTCCGTCCGGCCGGACAGTGAACGTTCGTTTGCTGGCCGGCAGCCAATATATGATCAGCTATATGGATGAAAACGATCCGCTTGTTGATCAAGTGAAAGAACGTTTGTTGAACCATCGCGGTCAGGCGCTGTATCCTGGGTACGTGCTGTATCACTTTTTAGACTTGGCCGCCATCCGTTTTTTGCAAGTCATCGATCAGATCGCTGACCGCATTCAGACGCTTGAACGGCAAGTGTTTGCGACCCCGTTTGCCAACGAAATCGGGCGCGAGATTTATCGGATGAAAACACATCTTCATGAGCTGCGCCAAATCGCCGAGGCGCAGGAAGAAGCGATCAAAATGATCCGCCACGCTGATTTGCCGTATATCAATCAAGAGACGAATCCGTATATCGAGGAAGTGGCGTCGCGATTCTCACGCGTGCCCGCCGCGCTCGACGCGTTTAAGGAATCATTGTCCGCCATTTTCGATTTGCAACTGTCGCTCAAATCAGATCATATGAACGTCATTATGAAGACATTGACATTGGTGAGCGTCATATTTTTGCCGATGACGTTTATCGCCGGTGTATACGGCATGAATTTTGCGTTTATGCCAGAGCTGAAATGGAGATACGGCTACCCGTTTGCCTTGTTGCTCATGGCAACCGTTGCTATGCTCATCGCCCTCTATTTTAAGCGAAAAGGTTGGTGGGGAGAGACGGGGACGAAAGAAAAATAG
- a CDS encoding GNAT family N-acetyltransferase, with protein MIRRLTAEDDQQVFSFLRQDPSFNLFIIGDIESFGYDADFQDVWGQFDDAGSLKAVLLRYYDSYIPYAPGDFDADGFARLIRETAQSSSIQLSGKADIARQFEERLPLGEKRTLYFCECRTDEYARQEMGAFAVKKAELADVDRILDLRRRIVEFETRPSSRDMLVKGMETNSARTYYIEQDGRMVAAASTSAENSLSAMIVGVCTDQEHRGKGYASTIVAKLVCDLLAEGKMPCLFYDNPDAGRIYHRLGFRDIGLWAMYR; from the coding sequence ATGATTCGCCGGTTAACGGCCGAAGACGATCAACAAGTATTTTCGTTTTTGCGGCAAGATCCGTCGTTCAATTTATTTATCATCGGCGATATTGAGTCGTTTGGCTATGACGCCGATTTCCAAGACGTTTGGGGGCAGTTTGACGATGCTGGCTCGCTGAAGGCGGTGCTGCTCCGTTATTACGATTCCTACATTCCGTATGCGCCTGGCGATTTTGATGCCGATGGCTTTGCTCGTCTCATCCGCGAGACAGCCCAATCATCGTCCATCCAGCTGTCCGGCAAGGCGGACATTGCCAGGCAGTTCGAAGAGCGGCTGCCGCTTGGGGAGAAGCGAACGCTTTACTTTTGCGAGTGTCGGACGGATGAATACGCCCGTCAAGAAATGGGGGCGTTCGCCGTCAAAAAAGCCGAATTGGCCGATGTCGACCGGATTCTCGACTTGCGGCGCCGCATTGTCGAATTTGAGACGAGGCCGTCGTCCCGCGATATGCTAGTAAAAGGGATGGAAACCAATTCAGCTAGAACGTACTACATTGAACAAGACGGCCGAATGGTGGCCGCGGCATCGACATCAGCGGAAAACTCATTGTCGGCGATGATCGTCGGCGTCTGCACGGATCAGGAGCATCGAGGGAAAGGGTATGCCAGCACCATCGTGGCGAAGCTCGTTTGCGATTTGCTCGCTGAAGGGAAGATGCCGTGCTTGTTTTATGACAATCCAGACGCCGGCCGCATTTACCATCGCCTTGGTTTTCGCGATATCGGATTGTGGGCGATGTACCGTTAG
- a CDS encoding MATE family efflux transporter, with the protein MATTAPPNGKWRRLFALFLPIFVSQTGQYAMNFVDVAMSGHASAEDLAGVAIGSSLWVPVFTGAGGILLALSPIVSHHFGAGRHDSITRAVAQALYLAVALAVAIVLIGAAAVPFILKQMSLDENVRHIAFHYLRALSFGIIPLFLYSVLRYFIDALGQTKVTMWITLTALPVNMLFNWLLIYGHGGFPRLGGIGTGYATAITYAYCFAAAAFAALKFRRLAPYRVLVRFYRPSWAAWKELLKTGVPIGSAIFFETSIFAAVTLLVGRFGAETVAAHQSALNFASLLYMIPLSLSMALTIAVGVEAGANRYEAAKQYCLIGITLALAVAAAAALFLSAFRSHVARLYTNDPTVAALTGKFLLYAIFFQVSDAIAAPIQGALRGYKEVNAVFWSALLAYWGVGLPLGCALALLTTAGAFGYWIGLIAGLATGALFLSFRLRAVWRRHDSGRAPCAF; encoded by the coding sequence ATGGCAACGACCGCTCCGCCCAACGGCAAATGGCGGCGCCTGTTCGCCTTGTTTCTTCCCATTTTTGTTTCGCAAACCGGTCAATATGCCATGAACTTTGTCGATGTCGCCATGTCCGGTCATGCGAGCGCCGAAGATCTTGCCGGCGTCGCGATCGGCTCAAGCCTATGGGTGCCGGTGTTTACCGGCGCCGGCGGCATTTTGCTCGCCCTGTCCCCGATCGTCTCACACCATTTCGGCGCCGGACGGCATGACTCGATCACTCGCGCCGTCGCCCAGGCGCTCTACTTGGCTGTCGCGCTTGCTGTCGCCATTGTCCTGATCGGCGCCGCTGCCGTGCCGTTTATCTTGAAACAGATGTCTTTGGATGAAAACGTTCGGCATATCGCCTTTCATTATTTGCGCGCCTTGTCGTTTGGGATCATCCCTCTGTTTCTTTATTCTGTGCTCCGCTATTTCATCGATGCGCTTGGGCAAACGAAAGTGACGATGTGGATTACGCTCACCGCCTTGCCGGTCAATATGCTGTTCAACTGGTTGTTGATTTACGGGCATGGCGGATTTCCGCGCCTTGGCGGCATCGGCACTGGTTACGCGACGGCGATCACGTATGCGTACTGCTTCGCGGCCGCTGCCTTTGCCGCTTTGAAATTTCGGCGCTTGGCTCCCTATCGTGTACTCGTCCGTTTCTACCGTCCGTCATGGGCCGCATGGAAAGAGTTGCTGAAAACCGGGGTGCCGATCGGGTCGGCCATCTTTTTTGAAACGAGCATTTTCGCTGCTGTGACGCTGCTTGTCGGCCGGTTTGGCGCGGAAACGGTCGCCGCGCATCAAAGCGCCCTCAACTTCGCTTCACTGTTGTATATGATTCCACTCAGCTTATCGATGGCGCTGACGATCGCCGTGGGCGTTGAAGCCGGGGCCAACCGTTATGAAGCCGCCAAACAATATTGCTTGATCGGCATCACCCTCGCCTTGGCCGTCGCCGCCGCAGCAGCGCTGTTCCTTTCCGCCTTCCGCAGCCATGTCGCCCGGCTGTATACAAACGATCCGACAGTGGCGGCGTTGACAGGGAAGTTTTTGCTCTATGCGATCTTCTTTCAAGTTTCCGATGCCATCGCCGCTCCCATCCAAGGAGCGCTGCGGGGCTATAAAGAGGTAAACGCCGTTTTTTGGTCCGCTCTTCTCGCCTATTGGGGCGTTGGGCTTCCGCTTGGCTGCGCGCTCGCTCTACTGACTACCGCCGGGGCGTTCGGCTATTGGATCGGCCTGATCGCCGGATTGGCAACGGGCGCGCTGTTTCTCAGCTTTCGCCTGCGGGCCGTTTGGCGCAGACATGACAGCGGGCGTGCGCCATGCGCCTTTTAA
- a CDS encoding two-component system sensor histidine kinase NtrB, with amino-acid sequence MNDRLVQSQIEELERKLRAYERLIEKLPFPFTFADYESGIAIEKKRGDVRPHLRTIPPSLEKEAKWQWDIDLHRDVPFEKVEAFLTPLLDLVPHHIVFVDAQGIITLCNLQAAVDTGVDRDAIIGKHIRELLKLPDELIATLESLEKGEPLYNYEVLDRFYGIVNTRFIYNDDGSIKRVISMFQSLNMMKETEKLAVAGRIAAGIAHEIRNPLTTVRGYLQLLKSDLPDRIASLVERLLIPELDRANDIITDFLNIAKPADVKMETFNLHRFLRDDVGVLLQSEALLHNVDVHFDLDDQLDDYEMNGDRSQLLQVFLNLFRNAVEAKVAKTMRVSICSRKINHLVQLRFCDDGPGIPPSVIDHVFDPFFSTKETGTGLGLSLSKKIVELHRGTMKVQSDAHGTCFLIEFPLCSQPPFLSS; translated from the coding sequence ATGAACGATCGACTCGTACAATCGCAAATCGAAGAACTCGAACGAAAGCTGCGCGCTTATGAGCGGCTCATCGAAAAGCTTCCGTTTCCGTTCACCTTTGCCGATTATGAAAGTGGAATCGCCATCGAAAAAAAGCGCGGCGACGTCCGGCCGCACCTTCGCACCATTCCGCCGTCCCTTGAAAAGGAAGCCAAATGGCAGTGGGATATTGACTTGCATCGCGACGTACCGTTTGAAAAAGTGGAAGCCTTTTTGACGCCGTTGCTCGATCTCGTTCCGCACCACATTGTCTTTGTCGACGCTCAAGGGATCATCACGCTTTGCAATTTGCAGGCGGCTGTTGACACCGGCGTGGATCGCGATGCCATCATCGGCAAACATATTCGCGAGCTGCTGAAGCTCCCTGATGAGCTGATCGCGACGCTCGAATCGCTTGAAAAAGGCGAGCCGCTTTACAATTACGAAGTGCTCGACCGATTTTACGGGATCGTCAACACCCGTTTTATTTACAACGATGACGGATCGATCAAACGAGTCATCAGTATGTTTCAGTCGCTCAATATGATGAAAGAAACAGAAAAGCTGGCGGTCGCTGGCCGCATCGCCGCCGGCATCGCCCATGAAATCCGCAATCCGCTGACGACGGTGCGCGGATATTTGCAACTATTGAAAAGCGACTTGCCGGATCGCATCGCCTCGCTCGTTGAGCGGCTTTTAATTCCTGAGCTCGACCGGGCGAACGACATTATCACGGATTTTTTGAATATCGCCAAGCCGGCGGACGTCAAAATGGAGACGTTCAACTTGCACCGCTTTTTGCGCGACGATGTCGGCGTCCTATTGCAAAGCGAAGCGCTATTGCATAACGTCGACGTCCATTTTGACCTTGATGACCAGCTTGACGATTACGAAATGAACGGCGACCGCAGCCAGCTTTTGCAAGTGTTTTTAAACTTATTTCGCAACGCCGTGGAAGCAAAAGTGGCGAAAACGATGAGGGTGTCGATCTGCAGCCGAAAAATCAACCATCTCGTTCAGCTTCGCTTCTGCGACGATGGGCCCGGCATTCCGCCGTCGGTCATCGACCATGTTTTCGATCCGTTTTTTTCAACGAAGGAAACGGGAACTGGGCTCGGCCTGTCATTATCGAAAAAAATCGTCGAACTGCATCGCGGGACGATGAAAGTGCAAAGCGACGCGCACGGCACATGTTTTTTGATCGAATTTCCGCTTTGCAGCCAACCGCCGTTTCTTTCGTCATAA
- a CDS encoding acyl-CoA dehydrogenase, which produces MNFSLTKEQQMIKEMVRDFAEKEIAPYAAKWDEEAHFPLDVFRKMGELGLLGLPFPEEYGGAGGDTISYAIAVEEIGRACGGTGLSYAAAVSLGASPIYYFGTEEQKQKWLVPMAKGETLGAFGLTEPNAGSDAGGTRTTAVLDGDEYVINGEKCWITNAQYARQVIVTAVTGKDARGKNIITALIVPTDSPGFTIRSNYDKMGVRASNTCELVFENVRVPKENVLGDPQKGFKQFLYTLDGGRISIAALAVGIAQAAFEKALQYAKERVQFGQPISKFQAIQFKLADMAMEIELARNMVYKAAWLKDQGKPFTKEASFAKLFASEMGFRVCNQAIQIHGGYGYMKEYGVERHLRDIKLMEIGEGTSEIQRLVIARQLGC; this is translated from the coding sequence ATGAATTTTTCATTAACAAAAGAGCAACAAATGATTAAAGAAATGGTTCGCGACTTTGCTGAGAAGGAAATTGCCCCATACGCGGCGAAATGGGATGAAGAGGCGCATTTTCCGCTGGATGTCTTCCGCAAAATGGGCGAGTTGGGGCTATTGGGTTTGCCGTTTCCGGAAGAATACGGCGGCGCTGGAGGCGATACGATTTCGTATGCCATCGCCGTTGAGGAAATCGGCCGCGCCTGCGGCGGCACCGGGCTAAGCTATGCGGCCGCCGTGTCACTTGGGGCGAGTCCCATTTATTACTTTGGAACAGAGGAGCAGAAACAAAAATGGCTCGTGCCGATGGCCAAAGGAGAGACGCTTGGCGCTTTTGGGCTCACGGAGCCGAACGCCGGGTCCGATGCTGGGGGCACGCGCACAACAGCGGTGCTCGATGGCGATGAATATGTCATCAACGGCGAAAAATGCTGGATCACGAACGCCCAATACGCGCGGCAAGTCATTGTCACCGCCGTGACAGGCAAAGATGCGCGCGGCAAAAACATCATCACCGCTCTCATCGTGCCAACTGACTCCCCAGGATTTACGATCCGTTCGAATTACGACAAGATGGGCGTGCGCGCGTCCAATACGTGCGAGCTTGTTTTCGAGAACGTCCGCGTGCCGAAAGAAAACGTCTTGGGCGACCCTCAAAAAGGGTTTAAACAGTTTTTGTACACGCTTGATGGCGGCCGCATTTCCATCGCAGCTTTAGCCGTCGGCATCGCGCAAGCGGCGTTTGAGAAAGCGCTTCAATACGCGAAAGAACGCGTTCAGTTTGGCCAGCCGATTTCCAAGTTTCAAGCGATCCAGTTTAAGCTCGCTGACATGGCGATGGAAATTGAGCTTGCCCGCAATATGGTGTACAAGGCGGCTTGGTTGAAAGACCAAGGGAAACCGTTTACAAAAGAAGCATCGTTCGCCAAGCTGTTTGCGTCGGAAATGGGGTTCCGCGTCTGCAACCAGGCGATTCAAATTCACGGCGGATACGGCTATATGAAAGAGTACGGCGTTGAGCGCCATTTGCGGGATATCAAGCTCATGGAAATCGGCGAAGGCACATCAGAAATCCAACGGCTCGTCATCGCCCGCCAACTGGGATGCTAA
- a CDS encoding YjcZ family sporulation protein: protein MPYGFYGGWGWGGYGFGYPGYGGYGYGFVLIVVLFILLIIVGATWC, encoded by the coding sequence ATGCCATATGGCTTTTATGGCGGCTGGGGCTGGGGCGGCTATGGCTTCGGTTATCCGGGTTACGGCGGCTACGGCTACGGCTTTGTGCTGATCGTCGTTTTGTTTATTTTGCTCATTATCGTCGGGGCAACATGGTGCTAG